The proteins below come from a single Hyphomicrobiales bacterium genomic window:
- a CDS encoding GTP-binding protein, producing MAKEKFARTKPHCNIGTIGHVDHGKTTLTAAITKVLAEAGGATFTPFDQIDKAPEEKARGITISTAHV from the coding sequence ATGGCGAAAGAGAAGTTTGCGCGGACCAAGCCGCATTGCAACATCGGCACGATTGGCCATGTTGACCATGGCAAGACGACGCTGACGGCGGCGATCACCAAGGTTTTGGCGGAGGCCGGCGGAGCGACCTTCACCCCGTTCGACCAGATCGACAAGGCGCCGGAGGAGAAGGCGCGCGGGATTACCATTTCCACCGCGCATGTG